The Flammeovirga agarivorans genome has a window encoding:
- a CDS encoding alpha/beta fold hydrolase: protein MNYSIALLIIGILSVQYTLAQNPKDYISGFFYKMDISAYQGGEYQFTARAKSDTLSPNAGSYLYVRMDGEKDNLLSYQGSETPIQKHQWETYSIRGKINKKAKSILVGGQCLFQGKYFFDDFVLKVRTKNGSWKDFNLPNSDFGVNQKNHTSQRFTLPEQCTVSVQEIADKTKPLVVDASQIIVHGFNDQAGKYLTCRNVTFYYETYGEGEPLLLLHGNAQSIKDYAAQIPVLAKKYKVIAVDTRGHGKSTEDGTPLSYNLFAEDMLAFIDHLKIEKVNVLGWSDGGNTALIMAMKAPEKINKLAVMGANLYNDKTSVLPEINSQLRKRIKVIEKKNLADTFEGRLLYLLRDEPNINPEDLTKIDCPTLVMVGENDYFFKSHTRLIAEKINNAQLVVFVDGTHEEPIKNPDRFNATVLSFLEEKKVN from the coding sequence ATGAACTACTCTATCGCTCTACTAATTATTGGAATTCTATCCGTACAGTATACCTTAGCACAAAACCCTAAAGACTATATATCCGGTTTTTTCTATAAAATGGATATCTCAGCATATCAAGGAGGGGAATACCAATTTACAGCGCGAGCTAAATCAGATACATTATCACCTAATGCTGGGTCTTATCTTTATGTGCGAATGGATGGAGAGAAGGATAACCTATTGTCTTATCAAGGAAGTGAAACTCCTATTCAAAAACACCAATGGGAAACGTATTCTATTCGTGGAAAAATCAATAAAAAGGCAAAGTCTATCTTAGTGGGCGGACAATGTCTGTTTCAAGGGAAATACTTTTTTGATGATTTCGTTTTAAAGGTCAGAACCAAGAATGGGTCATGGAAAGATTTTAATCTTCCCAACTCTGATTTTGGAGTAAATCAAAAAAATCATACTTCACAGAGATTCACCTTACCCGAACAATGTACGGTTTCAGTTCAAGAAATTGCTGATAAAACAAAACCACTGGTTGTTGATGCTAGTCAAATCATTGTCCATGGTTTTAATGATCAAGCCGGAAAGTATTTAACATGTAGAAATGTAACCTTCTATTATGAAACTTATGGTGAAGGAGAACCTTTATTACTACTTCATGGAAATGCACAATCCATTAAAGATTATGCTGCCCAAATTCCCGTCTTGGCTAAAAAATATAAGGTAATAGCTGTAGATACAAGAGGTCATGGTAAATCTACAGAAGATGGCACCCCCCTTTCCTATAATCTTTTCGCCGAAGATATGTTGGCATTTATTGACCATTTAAAGATAGAAAAAGTGAATGTGCTTGGTTGGAGTGATGGCGGTAATACAGCATTGATCATGGCGATGAAGGCACCTGAAAAAATCAATAAACTCGCCGTTATGGGAGCTAATCTTTATAATGACAAGACCTCTGTATTACCAGAAATCAACAGTCAATTAAGAAAAAGAATAAAAGTAATAGAGAAAAAGAACTTAGCAGATACATTCGAAGGGCGTTTGCTATATTTATTAAGAGATGAACCCAATATTAACCCTGAGGACTTAACAAAAATCGATTGCCCTACCTTAGTTATGGTTGGTGAAAACGATTACTTCTTTAAAAGTCATACTCGACTCATTGCTGAAAAAATTAATAATGCTCAACTCGTTGTTTTTGTTGATGGAACACATGAAGAACCTATAAAAAATCCAGATCGATTTAATGCCACAGTACTTTCCTTTCTTGAGGAGAAAAAAGTGAATTGA
- a CDS encoding glycoside hydrolase family 2 TIM barrel-domain containing protein, giving the protein MKRIIILFLFCVSTSLLAQQNDWENEKITQINKEAPHATLYYDASSNNVTLLNGKWDFAFYNDITKVPKNLKPNKWEKIDVPSAWQMQGYGSPIYTNITYPFEKNPPFINSKVGNSVGLYQHQFSVEKDALDQEVFLRFESVSSAFYLWVNGEKVGYSQDSWSPAEFNITKYLKEGNNSLKMQVIRWSDGSYLEDQDGWRMSGIFRDVFLIKRSKLHINDYFIQTTDVSNNSAKIQLEIDLKNTNEKVSDYQLKYSLTNNKGKIVVKGNEAINSLSTTFKTTLKKPELWSNETPNLYQLDISLLKAGKVVDQIQGKVGIREILISDKNEILLNGQPITIKGVNVVEHDPIFGKYIPKERIEKTVMTLKKYNFNTVRTSHYPASPYFYQLCDQYGLLVIDEANVESHGFGYKENETLANNPKWEKQHVERIEAMVERDKNHPSVIMWSFGNEAGNGVNMTAMQRKTKEIDTSRPTHYHFATLPSSFDTYGGGFPLHHKKQNRYIDIPDLEKIAQDGVDKPYILNEYAHGMGNAMGNLQEYQDIFEKYPAMIGGCIWDFVDQGITKSIDGQYGNQIQDVDKAHQQAQLPGEDYYWAFGGDFKHDFSNDNNFCMNGVFMSDLTPTPKSSQVKQVFQNINFTIQGVNKVVIRNEFLFTNLSEFDFSWRLLKNGKESTSGDLQVKLSPLEQGTFTLKNAPTDLDQNAEYILQFSVKQREETAWAKSGYEIAYAEKVIQPYTFNPLDKAISAAKVNSEGREIEISSSSSNIKIDKGTGEIVAYTKNGKNFFNGNMSLDFWRAPIDNDKKLMEMWQKAGFDKMMSKVQNITIENGQVKIEKIHQAQMSKFIYYTTETFGLSEEGELLIDLKLSPETVRTKAATTLPRVGYTIKVTKDIAHSTWYGKGPGSSYIDRKVGMQTGIYTASMEEQFINYAKPQENGNKSLVRWVKFHNDQQKGLAVRSSDYINFSIRKYTVEDLENAWNTWQLEEHRDFNIVNIDFIQGALGNGSCGAIPLKKYFAPVTEYHFNLEIGSIDQEIELGK; this is encoded by the coding sequence ATGAAAAGAATTATTATACTTTTCCTTTTTTGTGTGAGTACTAGCTTGTTGGCACAGCAAAACGATTGGGAAAATGAAAAGATAACACAAATAAATAAGGAGGCTCCACATGCCACATTATACTACGATGCCTCCTCGAATAATGTTACCCTTTTAAATGGAAAATGGGATTTTGCCTTTTATAATGATATCACAAAAGTGCCAAAAAACCTTAAACCTAATAAGTGGGAGAAAATAGATGTCCCGTCTGCTTGGCAGATGCAAGGATACGGCTCTCCTATCTATACAAATATTACTTATCCATTTGAAAAAAATCCACCTTTTATCAATTCGAAGGTGGGCAATTCTGTAGGCCTTTATCAGCATCAATTTTCTGTTGAAAAAGACGCTTTAGATCAAGAAGTATTTTTACGTTTTGAAAGCGTTTCTTCTGCATTCTATTTATGGGTCAATGGTGAAAAAGTTGGGTACAGCCAAGACAGTTGGTCACCTGCAGAATTTAATATCACAAAATATTTAAAGGAAGGAAATAACTCTTTAAAAATGCAAGTGATCAGATGGTCTGATGGAAGTTACTTAGAAGACCAAGATGGTTGGAGAATGAGCGGTATTTTTAGAGATGTTTTTCTTATCAAGAGATCAAAATTACATATCAATGATTACTTCATTCAAACAACAGATGTATCGAATAATTCTGCAAAAATTCAACTAGAAATTGATCTTAAAAATACAAATGAAAAAGTTTCTGACTACCAGTTAAAATATAGCTTAACCAATAATAAAGGAAAAATAGTTGTCAAAGGAAATGAGGCGATCAATTCACTTTCAACAACATTTAAGACAACACTTAAAAAACCAGAGCTCTGGTCGAATGAAACGCCTAATTTATATCAGCTTGACATCTCCCTTTTAAAAGCTGGAAAAGTTGTTGATCAGATTCAGGGTAAGGTCGGTATTAGAGAAATTCTTATTTCTGATAAAAACGAAATTCTATTAAACGGTCAGCCCATTACTATAAAAGGAGTAAATGTGGTGGAACATGATCCTATTTTTGGTAAATACATCCCAAAAGAGCGTATCGAAAAAACGGTCATGACGTTAAAGAAATACAATTTCAATACAGTTAGAACGTCTCACTATCCTGCTTCACCTTACTTTTATCAACTATGTGATCAATATGGTTTGTTGGTGATTGATGAAGCTAATGTAGAATCTCATGGTTTTGGTTATAAAGAAAACGAAACTTTAGCCAATAACCCGAAATGGGAAAAACAGCATGTTGAACGTATTGAAGCAATGGTTGAAAGAGACAAAAACCATCCTTCAGTAATTATGTGGTCTTTTGGTAATGAAGCAGGTAATGGTGTTAACATGACTGCAATGCAACGTAAAACTAAAGAGATAGATACCTCTCGACCTACGCATTATCACTTTGCAACTCTACCTTCTTCTTTTGATACTTATGGTGGAGGTTTCCCTTTACATCACAAAAAACAAAATAGATATATCGATATTCCGGATCTTGAAAAAATAGCTCAAGATGGTGTAGATAAACCTTATATTCTGAATGAATATGCCCATGGAATGGGTAATGCTATGGGTAATTTACAAGAGTACCAAGATATTTTTGAAAAGTACCCTGCCATGATTGGTGGTTGCATCTGGGACTTTGTTGATCAAGGAATTACTAAATCTATTGACGGTCAATATGGAAATCAGATTCAAGATGTTGATAAAGCACATCAACAGGCTCAGCTTCCGGGTGAAGATTACTATTGGGCCTTTGGAGGGGATTTTAAACACGATTTCAGTAATGACAATAACTTCTGTATGAATGGTGTGTTTATGTCTGACTTAACACCTACTCCAAAAAGTTCACAGGTAAAACAAGTATTCCAAAATATTAACTTCACAATTCAGGGTGTAAATAAAGTAGTTATTCGTAACGAGTTTTTATTTACTAACCTCAGCGAATTTGATTTCTCATGGAGGCTTTTAAAAAATGGAAAGGAAAGCACTAGTGGAGATCTTCAGGTAAAGCTTTCTCCTTTGGAACAAGGTACTTTTACATTAAAAAATGCTCCGACAGATTTAGATCAAAATGCTGAGTATATTTTACAATTTTCTGTAAAACAAAGAGAAGAAACAGCATGGGCAAAATCAGGTTATGAAATTGCTTATGCAGAAAAAGTGATTCAACCTTATACATTTAATCCTTTAGATAAAGCTATTTCAGCAGCTAAAGTGAATAGTGAAGGCAGAGAAATCGAGATTTCTTCGTCATCATCTAATATAAAGATTGATAAAGGAACAGGTGAAATTGTAGCCTATACCAAAAATGGAAAAAACTTTTTTAATGGAAACATGTCTTTAGATTTCTGGAGAGCTCCAATTGACAATGATAAAAAGTTAATGGAGATGTGGCAGAAAGCAGGTTTCGATAAAATGATGTCCAAAGTACAAAATATTACTATTGAAAATGGACAGGTAAAGATTGAGAAGATCCATCAGGCACAAATGTCTAAGTTTATCTATTACACTACTGAAACATTTGGTCTTTCGGAAGAAGGTGAATTATTAATCGATTTAAAATTATCTCCCGAAACTGTAAGGACTAAAGCTGCTACAACTTTACCGAGAGTGGGTTATACGATTAAGGTTACAAAAGATATTGCACATTCTACTTGGTATGGTAAAGGACCAGGATCATCTTACATAGATCGTAAAGTAGGTATGCAAACGGGTATTTATACAGCATCCATGGAGGAACAGTTTATCAATTATGCGAAACCTCAAGAGAATGGAAACAAATCGTTAGTCAGATGGGTGAAGTTCCACAACGACCAACAAAAAGGGTTAGCAGTAAGAAGTTCGGATTATATCAACTTCTCAATTCGAAAGTATACTGTTGAAGACCTTGAAAATGCATGGAATACTTGGCAATTAGAAGAACATCGGGATTTCAATATCGTTAATATTGATTTTATTCAAGGTGCTTTAGGAAACGGTTCTTGTGGAGCAATTCCACTTAAAAAGTACTTTGCTCCTGTAACGGAATATCATTTTAATCTTGAAATTGGTTCTATTGACCAAGAGATTGAATTAGGAAAATAA
- a CDS encoding multidrug effflux MFS transporter, producing MNKKERNFFVLLLGALAMIGPFNIDTCLPALGQIAEDFGVPFQKVELSMSLFFFFFGFGQLFGGYYSDRLGRKWIVSAGLIIATIGSVFLVFTQSLEMFYGGRALQAIGGGFVGVSIAAIVRDRFQGKEAASIMSLVMMIAMGAPLVAPTIGAGLLQQFGWPSIFIFIAIYMVAVFIPLQLKVTNRVPENASNMTFFKGIKTVYSNKPALAYMSAMAVPSGALYTYLTTAPFVYQEYFGLNASNFALLFGLNGGALIIMNKLNSVLVKTYSPRKLLHIGLGIHISTLAIILSTISVAEPNMYIVLPLLTAHLSSLGFLSGNATSIALEKYQKNVAGLANSQMRVVGIAIGSLAGAIASSFNNGTLFPPFIVMFTCSTLGILLYVTLKKHDLDRRSI from the coding sequence ATGAATAAAAAAGAACGTAACTTTTTCGTCTTGCTATTAGGGGCATTGGCTATGATTGGGCCATTTAATATTGATACCTGTTTGCCCGCACTTGGTCAGATTGCCGAAGATTTTGGTGTGCCTTTCCAAAAGGTAGAATTAAGTATGAGCTTATTCTTTTTCTTTTTTGGTTTTGGCCAATTGTTTGGAGGATATTACTCTGACCGTTTAGGTAGGAAATGGATTGTTTCTGCCGGTTTAATTATCGCTACAATAGGAAGTGTATTCTTAGTATTTACACAGTCTTTAGAAATGTTTTATGGAGGCAGAGCTTTACAAGCCATCGGCGGAGGGTTTGTAGGTGTATCTATTGCGGCTATTGTTAGAGATCGATTTCAAGGAAAAGAGGCAGCTAGTATCATGTCGTTGGTGATGATGATTGCTATGGGGGCACCTTTGGTCGCTCCAACAATCGGAGCGGGGTTATTACAACAGTTTGGTTGGCCTTCGATCTTTATATTTATTGCTATTTATATGGTGGCTGTCTTTATTCCTCTTCAACTAAAAGTAACGAATAGAGTACCAGAAAATGCATCGAACATGACCTTCTTTAAGGGAATAAAAACGGTGTATTCGAATAAACCTGCCTTGGCATATATGTCTGCTATGGCAGTACCATCTGGAGCATTATATACTTATTTAACTACAGCTCCATTTGTATATCAGGAATACTTCGGACTAAATGCATCCAATTTTGCTTTGTTATTTGGTTTAAACGGTGGTGCCTTAATCATTATGAATAAATTGAATTCTGTACTTGTGAAGACCTATTCTCCAAGAAAATTACTGCATATTGGCTTAGGGATTCATATTAGTACATTAGCTATAATATTATCTACTATTTCTGTAGCTGAACCGAATATGTATATTGTGTTGCCACTGTTAACGGCACACTTGTCATCTTTAGGCTTTTTATCTGGTAATGCAACATCTATTGCGTTGGAGAAATATCAGAAAAATGTAGCAGGTTTAGCCAATTCGCAAATGAGAGTAGTTGGTATTGCCATTGGATCTTTGGCTGGTGCTATCGCAAGTAGTTTTAATAACGGAACATTATTTCCTCCATTTATTGTGATGTTTACTTGTTCAACATTAGGTATTTTATTATATGTTACGCTTAAGAAGCATGACTTAGATAGGAGATCTATTTAG
- a CDS encoding YchJ family protein: MNSDQTCPCGSKKTYKECCGIAHGNIMDVKTAEQLMRSRYTAFTLANGEYLNLSHHSKTRPQTRSERRDIIRWAKSVKWIGLEVIQSIKGKEEDIEGIVEFKAHFTERGRPNMIHEKSTFIKENGHWVYDTAL; this comes from the coding sequence ATGAATTCGGATCAAACATGCCCTTGTGGAAGTAAAAAAACATACAAAGAATGTTGTGGTATTGCCCATGGTAATATTATGGATGTAAAAACTGCAGAACAATTGATGCGTTCAAGGTATACTGCATTCACATTAGCAAATGGAGAGTACCTTAATCTAAGCCATCATTCTAAGACAAGACCGCAAACTAGGTCGGAAAGAAGAGATATTATCCGTTGGGCGAAAAGTGTAAAATGGATAGGGCTAGAAGTTATTCAGAGCATAAAAGGAAAAGAAGAAGACATAGAAGGTATTGTTGAGTTTAAAGCTCACTTCACAGAAAGAGGGAGACCCAATATGATTCATGAAAAGTCCACTTTTATTAAAGAAAATGGACATTGGGTGTACGATACAGCATTGTAA
- a CDS encoding alkane 1-monooxygenase codes for MLTTLLKELKYTTAYCIPITCFIGFLFGGWLSWLTVIFSFVITPLMDLLLPTSSEVSDPNNKTYSRVYDWFLYINVIWVYGLVFFGGYQLIHNNYSTTELIGLLLGLGLVLGTSGINVAHELGHRNNKKEQLMAQSLLLPSFYMHFYIEHNRGHHYHVATPLDPATAQKGEYLYLFWLKSIFLSYIDSWKIQFKILKGDWLSWKNNMLWYLVLSLGYIGVLFMLFGFKITVLLIISGIIGILLLETINYIEHYGLERKQLDNGHYERVQPCHSWNANYTFGRIILFELTRHSDHHYKASKKYHTLAHQKQAPELPFGYPAAIICSLVPWLWFAIMHPKLKT; via the coding sequence ATGCTTACTACTCTATTAAAGGAACTAAAATACACGACAGCCTATTGTATTCCTATCACTTGTTTTATAGGCTTTCTCTTTGGCGGTTGGCTATCTTGGCTAACTGTGATATTTAGTTTTGTCATCACTCCATTAATGGATCTACTGCTCCCGACTTCATCCGAAGTTTCTGATCCAAACAATAAAACTTATTCAAGAGTGTATGACTGGTTTCTATACATCAATGTTATTTGGGTATATGGCTTAGTGTTCTTTGGTGGTTACCAATTGATACATAATAATTATTCGACAACAGAATTGATCGGATTGTTGTTAGGGTTGGGTTTAGTGTTAGGGACTAGTGGAATTAATGTAGCTCATGAGTTAGGACATAGAAATAATAAGAAAGAACAATTAATGGCTCAGTCATTATTATTACCCTCTTTCTATATGCATTTCTATATAGAACACAATAGAGGACACCATTATCATGTCGCTACACCATTAGATCCAGCAACAGCACAAAAAGGAGAGTACTTATATTTATTTTGGCTAAAAAGTATTTTCCTGTCTTACATTGATTCATGGAAAATTCAATTCAAGATCTTAAAAGGTGATTGGTTGTCATGGAAAAATAATATGCTTTGGTATTTAGTTCTTTCGTTAGGGTATATAGGTGTATTGTTCATGTTATTTGGTTTTAAAATCACCGTATTATTAATCATTTCTGGAATTATCGGAATCTTATTGTTAGAGACCATTAATTATATAGAACATTACGGATTAGAGAGAAAACAATTAGATAATGGTCACTATGAGAGAGTACAACCTTGTCATTCTTGGAATGCAAATTATACTTTTGGTAGGATTATCTTATTTGAATTAACGCGGCATTCAGATCATCACTATAAAGCATCAAAGAAATATCATACACTAGCACACCAAAAGCAAGCACCAGAATTGCCTTTTGGTTACCCAGCGGCAATCATTTGTTCGCTAGTACCATGGTTGTGGTTTGCCATTATGCACCCCAAGTTGAAGACATAA
- a CDS encoding MATE family efflux transporter — protein sequence MQLKRQWEDYSPLFSKILKLGWPVILAQVGQISVGIVDNMIIGQLGRTPLAAASFTNTIFGIVLLFGMGFTFILTPKIGEALGSKDLLRAVSSFKNSLVSNLIISIFLVLILVGLYFGMPHMGQPDGIIESSQAYLVILIISFIPFMVFLTFKQLFEGMGDTKSGMYITLIGNIVNIVGDFIFVFGLLGMPKMGLLGAGVGTLLARIVMGIAAVYVFKKRKAYQPFVELYQDAVIKAKEIKEFFQNGIPTAFQLLLESSAFSISTIMMGWISEVGLAAHQVAISLSTLGFMVYQGIGAATGILVSQSFGERDFKQVNKITNASLVIIIAMSLGAVVFFITGRSWLPNLFTQDPEIIAFVQVFLIWLASYQTADAIEIVYSGALRGLHDFKVPMWLIFISYFILAIPFSYMCAFHWGQGEAGIWMGFPLGLSIICLFFVARYKNRLKTVQTRHVSAYSKVVA from the coding sequence ATGCAATTGAAAAGACAATGGGAGGATTATTCTCCACTATTCAGCAAAATTCTTAAACTCGGTTGGCCAGTGATCTTGGCTCAAGTTGGACAAATATCAGTAGGTATTGTCGATAATATGATCATCGGACAACTCGGACGAACACCTTTAGCAGCGGCTTCTTTTACCAATACTATTTTTGGAATTGTTTTACTCTTTGGAATGGGTTTCACCTTTATCCTAACTCCTAAAATTGGAGAAGCATTAGGTTCAAAGGATCTTCTAAGAGCCGTTTCCTCTTTTAAGAATAGTCTGGTCTCCAACCTGATCATTAGTATTTTTCTAGTACTCATCCTTGTTGGGCTATATTTTGGTATGCCACATATGGGTCAACCGGATGGTATTATTGAAAGCAGTCAAGCTTACCTTGTAATCCTTATTATCTCCTTTATTCCATTTATGGTTTTCCTCACTTTCAAACAACTATTTGAAGGTATGGGTGATACCAAATCAGGTATGTACATTACCTTAATAGGGAATATTGTAAATATTGTCGGTGACTTTATTTTTGTTTTTGGGCTATTAGGCATGCCTAAAATGGGGCTTCTTGGGGCAGGTGTTGGTACACTTCTAGCAAGAATTGTGATGGGTATTGCTGCTGTATATGTATTTAAGAAAAGAAAGGCCTATCAACCATTTGTAGAGCTTTATCAAGACGCTGTAATTAAAGCGAAAGAAATAAAGGAGTTTTTCCAAAATGGTATCCCAACAGCTTTCCAACTCTTATTGGAAAGTAGTGCATTTTCAATATCAACAATAATGATGGGGTGGATTTCCGAAGTAGGATTAGCTGCTCATCAAGTAGCAATTAGTCTAAGTACTTTAGGATTTATGGTATACCAAGGAATTGGTGCGGCAACGGGAATTTTAGTCAGCCAATCTTTTGGAGAAAGAGATTTCAAACAGGTAAATAAGATTACCAATGCATCGTTAGTGATTATCATTGCAATGTCTTTAGGAGCCGTTGTTTTCTTTATAACAGGTAGATCTTGGTTACCAAATTTATTTACTCAAGATCCGGAGATCATCGCCTTTGTTCAAGTGTTCTTAATTTGGCTTGCCTCTTATCAGACCGCAGATGCCATCGAAATTGTTTATTCAGGTGCCCTCAGAGGTCTTCATGATTTCAAAGTACCTATGTGGTTGATCTTTATCTCATACTTTATCTTAGCAATTCCTTTTTCTTATATGTGTGCATTCCATTGGGGACAAGGTGAAGCAGGTATCTGGATGGGATTCCCATTAGGTCTTAGTATTATTTGTCTTTTCTTTGTCGCAAGATATAAGAATAGATTAAAGACAGTTCAAACAAGACATGTATCGGCTTATTCTAAAGTCGTTGCATAA
- a CDS encoding helix-turn-helix domain-containing protein translates to MHKEIIHDFNQHKQWLQNYFQGEFVHPNLLKVDSEMGKGFVYFYKIHPSNYFMLFRVEARQDLNLQIDYAASSYFKYVASFFNTDLWIESNDGNIQHEIKWSGFYTCTKDMAVNGTVKKGELLKRVSIFFSDDALNEIDDLQVNQYYTNKKQFFHFFEEQTDLKAFRLMLLEILNYSDILQTKVLSVKMQELYYIFLNGLKRVDTTVGHHPRKITNNQLAALFKIRERILDDLSQRPDVSQLVAETGLDKTQIQQLFHEVFGFTIYNYFTVRRMDKIKDILLEGSMNTSEIAEKFGFTHLQHFSNSFKKYYGLSPRKFLKEHSF, encoded by the coding sequence ATGCACAAGGAAATAATTCACGATTTTAATCAGCATAAGCAATGGCTTCAGAACTACTTCCAAGGTGAATTTGTCCATCCTAATCTATTAAAGGTAGATAGTGAAATGGGTAAAGGATTCGTTTATTTTTACAAGATTCATCCTTCCAATTATTTTATGCTTTTTAGAGTAGAAGCAAGGCAAGATCTTAATCTACAGATTGATTATGCAGCTTCGTCTTACTTTAAATATGTTGCTTCATTCTTTAATACAGATCTATGGATTGAAAGTAATGATGGAAATATTCAACATGAAATAAAATGGAGCGGATTTTATACTTGTACAAAAGATATGGCAGTGAATGGAACCGTTAAAAAGGGTGAGCTGCTAAAACGCGTGTCTATTTTCTTTTCTGATGATGCATTGAATGAGATTGATGACTTGCAGGTCAATCAATATTACACAAATAAGAAACAGTTTTTCCATTTTTTTGAAGAGCAAACTGACTTAAAAGCTTTTAGATTGATGTTACTAGAGATATTGAATTATTCTGATATCCTACAAACAAAAGTCTTATCTGTAAAAATGCAGGAGTTGTATTATATTTTCTTAAATGGATTAAAAAGAGTAGATACAACAGTAGGGCATCACCCTAGAAAAATTACAAACAACCAACTTGCCGCTTTATTTAAAATTAGAGAAAGAATCCTTGATGACCTATCACAAAGACCAGATGTCAGTCAGCTTGTAGCTGAAACTGGATTGGATAAAACCCAAATTCAACAACTATTTCACGAGGTATTTGGCTTTACGATTTATAACTATTTCACTGTTAGACGTATGGATAAAATCAAAGACATTTTGCTGGAAGGTAGCATGAATACGTCCGAGATTGCTGAGAAATTTGGTTTTACACACCTTCAGCACTTTTCAAATAGCTTCAAAAAATATTATGGTTTATCTCCAAGGAAATTCTTAAAAGAACACTCTTTCTAA
- a CDS encoding T9SS type A sorting domain-containing protein, whose product MMKHIITITFFLYFFNTSYGQFSGGSGGGADIGGLSSPETFDLPVELTAFTLTANENGTVDLSWETATEINNKHFEIEKSKDAKHWLVIHTEQGAGNSNVSIKYSFTDQNTTVGTSYYRLRQVDFDGQYSYSNVLLYQNGESSTSPLYTYPNPFQDHFVITGDEVEIETLRLFNTSGKEISFQKNGSIDNMKEIDLSGHPKGIYYYKTRNLSGRIIKR is encoded by the coding sequence ATGATGAAACATATTATTACAATTACTTTTTTTCTTTACTTTTTTAATACCTCCTATGGTCAGTTTTCTGGAGGTAGTGGAGGAGGGGCAGATATTGGAGGTTTATCTTCTCCAGAAACTTTCGATCTTCCTGTGGAGCTTACTGCTTTTACATTAACTGCTAATGAAAATGGAACTGTCGATTTATCTTGGGAAACTGCTACTGAGATAAACAACAAGCACTTTGAAATAGAAAAATCAAAAGATGCTAAACATTGGCTCGTTATCCATACAGAACAAGGAGCAGGAAATAGTAATGTATCTATCAAATATTCATTTACAGATCAAAATACAACTGTTGGAACTTCTTACTACCGACTGCGACAAGTAGATTTTGATGGTCAATATAGTTATTCTAATGTATTGCTCTATCAAAATGGTGAAAGCTCAACCTCTCCATTATATACCTACCCTAATCCATTTCAAGATCACTTTGTCATTACAGGCGATGAAGTAGAAATAGAAACATTACGATTATTCAATACATCTGGAAAAGAAATAAGTTTTCAGAAAAATGGATCGATTGATAATATGAAGGAAATAGACCTATCAGGACATCCTAAAGGCATTTATTATTATAAGACAAGAAACCTAAGTGGAAGAATAATTAAACGATAG